Sequence from the Sphingobacteriaceae bacterium GW460-11-11-14-LB5 genome:
TTTTCATCAAAAAATTCGTAGAACCAATTGATGAAATTGTTCACGAACAGGGTTTAGTGGCTGATGTTTATGGCAGACCAAAATCAATCCACTCCATCTGGAATAAGATGAAAAAGAAAAATATTCCTTTCGAAGAGGTTTATGATCTTTTTGCCATCCGGATTATTTTGGATTCGGCACCAGAAAATGAAAAGGCTGATTGCTGGAAAGCATATTCCATTGTAACCGATTTATACCGCCCAAATCCAGATCGTTTACGCGATTGGGTTTCCTCACCAAAAGGAAATGGTTACGAAAGTTTACATACCACGGTAATGGGACCCCGCGGGCAATGGGTTGAGGTACAGATCCGTACACAACGTATGAACGAAATTGCAGAGAAAGGTTTTGCGGCACACTGGAAATATAAAGAATCGAGTAACGATAATGGATTAGATCAATGGATCCAGAAAGTTCGTGAAATGCTGAGTAATCCTGAAGCCAATGCTTTAGATTTCCTGGATGATTTCAAAATGAACCTTTTCTCGGATGAGATTTTTATTTTCACGCCAAAAGGTGCTTTAATCCAATTGCCTTTAGGTGCTACCGCATTAGATTTTGCTTTCGAAATCCATACCGATGTAGGTGCCACCTGTATCGGCGCAAAAGTGAACCACAAGCTGGTTCCTATTTCGTACAAGCTTCAAAATGGTGATCAGGTAGAAATTATCACCTCGAGCAAACAAACCCCTAAAGAAGACTGGCTGAATGTAGTGGTTACTGCTAAAGCTAAATCAAAAATTAAGTCATCTTTAAAGGAAGAAAAGCGGAAAATTGCCGAAAATGGCAAGGAAATCTTAGAAAGGAAGCTGAAATCATTAAAAATCACCTATAATACCGATAATTTACAAAAGCTTAGTTATTTCTTTAAACTGCCTTCTACCCAAGAACTTTTTGTCAATGTTGCTTTAGGAAAAATCGAGCTAAAAGATATAAAAGAGTATCTATCGAGTGAGAAAGAAGTTGAAAACCGCGGACCAGAACGTCCTGAAAACCTTTCAGTTGACGGAATCAAGAGTAAAATTAAAGGTGGAGAATCTGATATTTTACTGATCGGCGAAGACATGCAGCGCATTGATTATACCTTGGCCGCCTGTTGCAACCCCATACCAGGCGATGATGTTTTTGGATTTATCACTGTGAGTGAAGGCATAAAGATACACCGCACCAATTGCCCGAATGCGGCGCAGTTAATGGCCAATTATGGTTATCGCGTAGTCAAAGCAAAATGGAACAAACAACAGGAATTAACTTTCTTAACTGGTTTACGCATTGTAGGTATTGACGATGTTGGCTTAATCAACAACATTACCCGGGTAATTTCTACCGACTTTAAAGTAAATATGAGATCGATTACGGTTGATACCAATGAAGGGATTTTTGATGGTTCGATTATGATTTTTGTAAACGATACCGAACACCTGGAAAACCTGATTAAAAATTTATTAAAAGTGAGAGGTGTTACAGGCGTAACGCGGTTTGATGCATAGTTAGTCCGAAAGTCAGAAGTCCGGAGTCAGAAGTCTAGATGCTAAGTTACACGCTATTTGCAAATTGAACTTCGGACAGCCGTCTTCCGACCTCCGACTTATTACAACATTTCAACAATCAAACGCTATAACAATCAAACAATTTACCTACCTTTGAATGGAGTTTAAAAACTATGTCAGAACAAAAAACAAATGAGCTCGTTCGCAAGATTTTTGAGGCTTATTTAGAAAACAAAAATCTACGTAAAACACCAGAGCGTTTCGCTATACTGGAAGAGATCTATTCAAGAAACGATCACTTTGATGTAGAAACCCTTTATATCCACATGAAAAACCAAAAGTACCGCGTAAGTCGTGCTACGGTTTACAACACATTGGAGTTATTGGTTTCATGCGATTTAGTTACCAAGCACCAGTTTGGTAAAAACATGGCACAATTCGAAAAATCCTATGGTTACCGCCAGCACGATCACGTAATTTGTATCGAATGTGGTAAAGTAGTAGAATTCTGCGATCCCCGAATCCACCAGATCCAAACCATGGTTGGTGATCTTTTAAAATTTGATGTTAAACACCATTCGTTAAACCTTTATGGCTTCTGCTCTGATTGCAGTATGGCCAGAAAAGTAAGCGAAAGTGCAGTAACAGCCGAAAAAATTGAACAAAATTAAATCATAATACAAATAAAACCAGCTTAATTTATTAAATAATGACGCAAGTAGATGTACTTCTCGGCCTGCAATGGGGTGATGAAGGAAAGGGAAAAATCGTTGATGTACTAAGTCCAAAATATGATCTTATTGCCCGTTTTCAGGGTGGCCCAAATGCCGGACATACTTTAGAGTTCGATGGCAAAAAATTCGTTTTAAACACTATCCCTTCAGGAATTTTTAACGAAAAAACCATGAACCTGATTGGTAATGGTGTAGTAATCGACCCTATTATCCTAAAAAGAGAGTTAGATAATTTAAAAAAAGCTGGTCATGATCCTGTTGCCGATGGCAAACTGGTAATTGCCCGTAAAGCACACTTAATTTTACCAACCCACCAATTATTGGATGCTGCTAACGAAGCACGCATGGGTAAAAATAAAATTGGATCAACTTTAAAAGGTATTGGTCCAACTTATATGGATAAAACCGGCCGTAACGGTTTACGTGTTGGCGATACTACCCTACCTGATTTCAAAGAGCGTTATGCTAAATTGGTAGAAAAACACACTGAAATTCTTTCGCATTACGAAGGTTTCGAATATGAACTGGCTGAGAAAGAAGCATCATTCTTCGAAGCAATCGAATTCTTAAAAACCATTCCCCACGTAGATAGCGAACATTATGTAAACGGCTTCTTAAAAGAAGGAAAAGCGGTTTTAGCAGAAGGTGCACAGGGAACATTACTGGATGTTGATTTCGGTTCATATCCTTTCGTAACCTCAAGTAACACGACCACTGCTGGTGCCTGTACTGGTTTAGGTATTGCACCTAATAAAGTTGGTGCTGTTTATGGTATCTTCAAAGCCTATTGCACACGCGTTGGTGGTGGTCCTTTCCCTACCGAATTAGATAATGAAGTTGGCGAAAATTTACGCGCTTTAGGTCACGAGTTTGGTGCAACTACAGGTCGCGCACGTCGTTGTGGCTGGATTGATCTTCCTGCTTTAAAATATGCCATCATGTTAAACGGTGTAACCGAGTTAATTATGATGAAAGCTGATGTGCTGGATACTTTCGATACCATTTATGCTTGTACCCACTATGAATATAATGGCGAAACGATTGATTATATGCCGTATGACATCATTTCTATCGAACCAAAACCAGTATTAAAAGCCATTGATGGTTGGGCTACCGATGTAACTAAAATAACTTCTGTGGATGAAATTCCAGCTAAATTGACTGATTATATTGCCTTCTTAGAAAAAGAATTAGAAGTGCCAATCAAATTCCTTTCTGTAGGACCAGATAGGGCACAAACTTTAGAGTTACGTTAATAATACTCAGTTCGTCATGCTGAATTTATTTCAGCATCTATATTGTTCGTTAACTAATAGTCCCTGAAATAAATTCAGGGTGAAGACCAAAAAAAAAGCAACCTGCAAGGGTTGCTTTTTTTTGTTTTCAGCGTGGTCAACTTTAATGGTAAAAGCGGAAAAGCTGACAACTCTTTACCATCAATAGAGCAAATTCACTTAACAACTTGTTTATCAGCATTGATTTAGTTATTTTTAAGTATAAACATTTTTATTATGGCAACTATCATAGAAAGCGAAATGCTTAATTATTTTACTCAGCTAGACGATGCCGAAAAAACTTCTGTAGTAAAAATGCTTAAAGCGTTTATAAAAGGAAAAAAAGAAAATCAAAACGTACCTATTGAGGAATATAACAATGAGCTTTTAGCCGCTGAAAATGAGTTTAAAAGTGGTAATTATATCTCTCATGATAAGTTATTAAATGAGATTAAAAGTTGGTAACCAATAATATTGAAATCGTCTGGACCAAACCTGCACAAAACCAACTAAGAGAAATATATAAGTATATTAGTAAAGAGTCTATTCAAAACGCAACCAGGGTTATTAATGATTTAACTCATGCTGTAGCCAATATTGCTAACCATCCGGAAAAACATAAAATTGATCAATATAAAACAGACAATGATGGTACATACCGTGCTTCTGAAAAGCATCATTTTAGAGTTTCATACCGGAACGAAAACCAAATTATAAGGATATTAAGGATTAGACACACCAAAATGAATCCTTAAAAAACATTAATTGCTCCTTCATTTTTCTATTACAATTGTTCCTCGCTTTAACAAGAACGATTAGGGTTGTTAAATGATTTAATCTACTAGCCAAAATAAATTGGAGAAAACATATTTAGCTCCTTTCGGAATTACAAGATCACGAAGTATAGAAACAACAACCTCTTTTGGAATGTTAGTTTTAATATCGCTTTTCATAATACAAACATTATAGTCAAAAGGAATACTTTTCTCGGAATCACAATCAGCGAAGACATAAAGCGTATCTCCTGTCGATTGTTGCCTGCATAAATACAAGTTTGCTAATTGTTTATTTGTCCCACATTTTTCTCTATTTGGAAAGTATGTTATAATATCGACTATAGCACAAGAATCATCCGTCATGTCCATATCCATTTTTACTTTTGCCTTTTGGAGTTGGTACAAGTCAATTTTTCTTTGCTCAATCCTTGAACATCCTAATATTAATAAACCGATACAGAGATAAAACAGATGCTTTACTTTCATAAACATAATTATCATTCAAGATAAAAATTAATTTTCAACTTACACTCGTTCCAACGAGCGTATCAAATCGCTTCTAAACGATTTTAAACTATATTCAAATATTCTATCGTAAGTACCTTTCCACTTATGCCGGGTTTAGTTACCTTTGCCGCAGCTTGAAAACCACACAAAACATATCCCATTTTAAACAAAAAGCTTTGCATTGGGCCAACCAGTTCGAGGTTTGCTGCTTTTTAGATTCAAATAACTACAAAGATGCTTACTCAGCTTACGATTTCATTATTGCTGTCGACGCAGATCATGAACTGAAATGCGCCACCGGGAATGCATTTGATCAACTAAAAAGTTTTTACGCATTGCATAAACAGTGGATTTTTGGCTTTTTCGGCTACGATTTAAAAAACGAAATAGAAGATCTGCATTCTAATAATTCAGATCATTTAAATTTTCCAGATTTATACTTTTTTGTCCCAAAATACCTGATTGCCTTTAAAAAAGGCAATGCCGAGGTGCTGATTGGCCCTGAATCGATTTTAGCAGAGATTGATTCCTTTCAGCTTAAAACAGAAATCCAATCTAAAAAAGCAAAAGTAGCACAACGGTTATCGAAAGATCAATATGTTCAAAAAGTAGAAGCCTTAAGAGACCATATTATTCGTGGTGATATCTATGAAGTTAATTTCTGCCAGGAGTTTTTTGCCGAAAATGCAGAAATAGATCCTGTTCAAACTTTCGAAGCGTTAAACAGCGTCTCACCCACTCCATTTGCTGGTTATTTTAAAGTTCAGGGCAACTATATTTTATCTGCAACACCAGAAAGATTTTTGTGCAAACGCGGATCGAAACTCACCTCGCAACCCATTAAAGGAACCGCGAAAAGAAGTTTAGACCCAATGGAAGATGAGGCTATAAAACTGCAGCTCAGGAACGACATTAAAGAACAGGCCGAAAATGTAATGATAGTTGATCTGGTACGCCACGACCTCACCAAATCGGCTGTTAAAGGTTCTGTTACCGTCGACGAATTATTCGGCATCTACAGCTTCCCGCAGGTGCATCAAATGATTTCTACCATTAGTTGCGAATTAAATCCAGCGATCCATTTTATCGACGCCATCAAAAATGCATTCCCAATGGGCTCTATGACGGGCGCTCCAAAGGTTAAAGCCATGAAATTAATCGAAGAATATGAAGTGACTAAAAGAGGCATTTATTCGGGCTCCTTTGGCTGCATCAGTGCAGCTGGTGATTTCGATTTTAATGTAGTCATCCGAAGCATCTTATACAATGCAGCATCCAACTATTTATCTTTTCAGGTTGGAGGAGCCATCACCTACCAAAGCAATGCTGTTTTAGAATACGAAGAGTGTTTACTGAAAGCCAGTGCGATTTTGAAAGTACTTGAAGGTTAATTGGTTCAATAGTCATTAATCATTGGTTCAATGGGGCACTGCTCAAGCGATTCGACTATATAAATCGTCGTCATCTCGACTGGAACGCAGTGGAATGGAGAGATCTATCCAGTATATCTCGCTTGTTAGATTTCTCGACTGCGCTGCACTCCGCTCGAAATGACGGTACTTTAAAGCGGGATCACTAGTCATTAATCATTGGTTCAATGAGGCACTCCCCAAGCGATTCGACTATATAAGTCGTCGCCATCTCGACTGGAACGCTGTGGAATGGAGAGATCTATCCAGTATATCTCGCTTGTTAGATTTCTCGACTGCGTTACACTCCGCTCGAAATGACGGTACTTTAAAGCGGGGTTCACTAGTCATTAATCATTGGTTCAATGAGGCACTTCCCAAGCGATTCGACTATATAAGTCGTCGTCATCTCGACTGGAACGCAGTGGAATGGAGAGATCTATCTATCCAGATTTAGCTTCGCTGAGCACTTCGTGGTTCTCGACTGCATTACACTCCGCTCGAAATGACGGTAATTTAAAACGGGACGAAAACAAAAAAAGGTGGAATTTTCTGCATCATGCGAAACCTTCCACCTTAAACCTTAAGCCCTAAACCTTATTTCTTATAATACTGCTGTGCTTCTGGTAAATATTTTTGGATCTGAGCAATACGGGTAGCATCACTTGGGTGAGTACTTAAAAACTCAGCTGGTTTTTGAGCTCCTGCAGATGCAGCAGACATCCTGTTCCAGAAACTGGTCGCATTTTGAGGATTGTAGCCAGCCATTGCCATAAAAATCAAGCCTAAACGGTCGGCCTCTAATTCCTGATTACGACTGAATTTTAACATTGCCACTTGCCCCCCAACGCCATAACCTGCATTGAAAATAGACTGTGCTTTAGGATTTTTGGATAGTGCTAACCCTGCTGCTGCACCCAAACCCTGTGCAACCATTTCGTTCGACATCCGTTCTGCAGAGTGACCTGCAATGGCATGGGCAATCTCGTGTCCCATTACCGTAGCTAAACCCGCATCATCCTGGGTAACAGGCAAAATACCGGTATAAACCACAATCTTACCTCCTGGCATACACCAGGCATTTTTCTCATTATTCTGTACAACGTTCACTTCCCACTGGTAATCTGCAATGAGGTTACCATAGTTATTGCTGTTCATATACGATTTCACAGCTGTGATTAATCTACTGCCAATGGTTTTAACTTTCAAAGCCTGCGCATTCGAAGCGGGTAAAACCGTCGTTTTATTTTCAGTTAAAAAGGTGCTGTACGCCTGGAATGCCATTGGCAAAACCTGGTCGTTACTCACTAAATCAAATCGGCTACGACCTGTTAAAGGAACAGTGGAACAGGAGTTAAATAATAAAATCCCAGCAACACTTGCTGTTAAAAATAACTTTTTCATAAATTCGATTTTAAATGATTTGTAA
This genomic interval carries:
- a CDS encoding adenylosuccinate synthase, which translates into the protein MTQVDVLLGLQWGDEGKGKIVDVLSPKYDLIARFQGGPNAGHTLEFDGKKFVLNTIPSGIFNEKTMNLIGNGVVIDPIILKRELDNLKKAGHDPVADGKLVIARKAHLILPTHQLLDAANEARMGKNKIGSTLKGIGPTYMDKTGRNGLRVGDTTLPDFKERYAKLVEKHTEILSHYEGFEYELAEKEASFFEAIEFLKTIPHVDSEHYVNGFLKEGKAVLAEGAQGTLLDVDFGSYPFVTSSNTTTAGACTGLGIAPNKVGAVYGIFKAYCTRVGGGPFPTELDNEVGENLRALGHEFGATTGRARRCGWIDLPALKYAIMLNGVTELIMMKADVLDTFDTIYACTHYEYNGETIDYMPYDIISIEPKPVLKAIDGWATDVTKITSVDEIPAKLTDYIAFLEKELEVPIKFLSVGPDRAQTLELR
- a CDS encoding transcriptional repressor, with translation MSEQKTNELVRKIFEAYLENKNLRKTPERFAILEEIYSRNDHFDVETLYIHMKNQKYRVSRATVYNTLELLVSCDLVTKHQFGKNMAQFEKSYGYRQHDHVICIECGKVVEFCDPRIHQIQTMVGDLLKFDVKHHSLNLYGFCSDCSMARKVSESAVTAEKIEQN
- a CDS encoding RelA/SpoT family protein, which produces MKTELVIDLEAEKQEILKRYRALLRASKSTLQKGDKKEIRKAFDMALESHKDMRRKSGEPYIYHPIAVAQIAAEEIGLGTTSIVCALLHDVVEDTDITLEDIEREFGKKTAKIIDGLTKISGVFDTNSSLQAENFRKMLLTLADDVRVILIKLADRLHNMRTMDFMPRHKQLKIASETIYLYAPLAHRLGLYAIKSELEDLSMKYLDPDTYKFIAKKLNEKKAERALFIKKFVEPIDEIVHEQGLVADVYGRPKSIHSIWNKMKKKNIPFEEVYDLFAIRIILDSAPENEKADCWKAYSIVTDLYRPNPDRLRDWVSSPKGNGYESLHTTVMGPRGQWVEVQIRTQRMNEIAEKGFAAHWKYKESSNDNGLDQWIQKVREMLSNPEANALDFLDDFKMNLFSDEIFIFTPKGALIQLPLGATALDFAFEIHTDVGATCIGAKVNHKLVPISYKLQNGDQVEIITSSKQTPKEDWLNVVVTAKAKSKIKSSLKEEKRKIAENGKEILERKLKSLKITYNTDNLQKLSYFFKLPSTQELFVNVALGKIELKDIKEYLSSEKEVENRGPERPENLSVDGIKSKIKGGESDILLIGEDMQRIDYTLAACCNPIPGDDVFGFITVSEGIKIHRTNCPNAAQLMANYGYRVVKAKWNKQQELTFLTGLRIVGIDDVGLINNITRVISTDFKVNMRSITVDTNEGIFDGSIMIFVNDTEHLENLIKNLLKVRGVTGVTRFDA
- a CDS encoding peptidase M48 — its product is MKKLFLTASVAGILLFNSCSTVPLTGRSRFDLVSNDQVLPMAFQAYSTFLTENKTTVLPASNAQALKVKTIGSRLITAVKSYMNSNNYGNLIADYQWEVNVVQNNEKNAWCMPGGKIVVYTGILPVTQDDAGLATVMGHEIAHAIAGHSAERMSNEMVAQGLGAAAGLALSKNPKAQSIFNAGYGVGGQVAMLKFSRNQELEADRLGLIFMAMAGYNPQNATSFWNRMSAASAGAQKPAEFLSTHPSDATRIAQIQKYLPEAQQYYKK
- a CDS encoding aminodeoxychorismate synthase component I translates to MKTTQNISHFKQKALHWANQFEVCCFLDSNNYKDAYSAYDFIIAVDADHELKCATGNAFDQLKSFYALHKQWIFGFFGYDLKNEIEDLHSNNSDHLNFPDLYFFVPKYLIAFKKGNAEVLIGPESILAEIDSFQLKTEIQSKKAKVAQRLSKDQYVQKVEALRDHIIRGDIYEVNFCQEFFAENAEIDPVQTFEALNSVSPTPFAGYFKVQGNYILSATPERFLCKRGSKLTSQPIKGTAKRSLDPMEDEAIKLQLRNDIKEQAENVMIVDLVRHDLTKSAVKGSVTVDELFGIYSFPQVHQMISTISCELNPAIHFIDAIKNAFPMGSMTGAPKVKAMKLIEEYEVTKRGIYSGSFGCISAAGDFDFNVVIRSILYNAASNYLSFQVGGAITYQSNAVLEYEECLLKASAILKVLEG